Proteins encoded by one window of Manihot esculenta cultivar AM560-2 chromosome 10, M.esculenta_v8, whole genome shotgun sequence:
- the LOC110624454 gene encoding ABC transporter B family member 25, mitochondrial produces MLRASKWLRFSAGELILRNCSYKKPLLLTTCFCSPPAHECLLLQRSISSSSSGICGSYSTYLPWKNPRSRTSSAGTLNVKNFLSDSGFFSAPSKPPSAMLNGRVLFSSSAPRKPNGNQDHGGKSSITTAKSEEKQVADMKILRTLVSYLWMKDNYEFRLRVITAFAFLVGAKVLNVQVPFLFKLVVDWLTTATGNAPALASFTTANSTLIALFATPASVLIGYGIARCGASAFNELRTAVFSKVALRTIRQVSRKVVLKLVVRIGLLELREAPKWHRLHTSLTIALELPRSMVPASSQYLFRKENATSLSHGRQWWHHRRQLAFERL; encoded by the exons ATGTTGCGGGCATCCAAATGGCTTAGGTTTAGTGCTGGGGAGCTAATCTTACGCAATTGCTCTTACAAGAAACCACTCCTCTTAACCACCTGCTTCTGTTCTCCCCCTGCCCATGAATGTCTTCTTCTCCAGAGGAGCATAAGCAGCAGCAGTAGTGGTATCTGTGGTTCCTACTCTACTTACCTTCCATGGAAGAATCCGAGAAGCAGAACAAGCTCTGCTGGAACTCTCAATGTCAAAAATTTCCTCTCCGATTCTGGGTTTTTCTCTGCCCCTTCCAAGCCACCG agtGCAATGCTAAATGGGCGCGTATTGTTCTCGAGCTCTGCTCCTAGGAAGCCTAATGGTAATCAGGACCATGGAGGTAAATCATCGATTACTACTGCTAAATCAGAGGAGAAACAAGTTGCAGACATGAAAATTCTTCGTACGCTTGTTAGTTACTTGTGGATGAAAGATAACTACGAATTTCGCTTAAGGGTCATCACTGCTTTTGCCTTTCTTGTGGGTGCTAAGGTCTTGAATGTTCAGGTCCCTTTTCTGTTTAAACTTGTTGTTGATTGGTTGACCACTGCTACTGGGAATGCTCCTGCGCTTGCTTCCTTCACTACTGCTAATTCTACTCTTATTGCTCTCTTTGCAACCCCTGCATCTGTTCTCATTGGTTATGGCATTGCCCGCTGTGGGGCGTCTGCTTTcaatg AACTGAGGACTGCCGTGTTCTCTAAGGTTGCTCTGCGAACAATCCGTCAGGTTTCTAGAAAG GTTGTCCTCAAGCTAGTAGTCAGGATAGGATTGTTGGAACTGAGAGAGGCTCCCAAGTGGCATCGGCTGCACACAAGCTTGACCATTGCACTAGAACTTCCAAGATCCATGGTTCCTGCAAGCTCGCAATATTTGTTTAGGAAGGAGAATGCTACGTCCCTCAGTCATGGAAGGCAATGGTGGCACCATCGTAGGCAGCTCGCGTTTGAAAGGCTTTAA